One Vigna unguiculata cultivar IT97K-499-35 chromosome 11, ASM411807v1, whole genome shotgun sequence DNA window includes the following coding sequences:
- the LOC114169991 gene encoding zinc finger CCCH domain-containing protein 53-like isoform X1, with the protein MDGYEATRIVFARIQNLDPENASKIMGVLLLQDHGEKEMIRLAFGPEALVHSVILKARKELGLPSNSPPTPSTPPSPSPFLSRQSSTSSRLGAINLPPALTIPNPSSTSSSWPTMSELQTPDGLMSPNHLVVGSSTSSSSLPFYVNGGSDPIDDFQLQDQLSFLNDGSPTSTALAHKTNNPDLFYPAHSDLSSSPTGVADPALFPSYGWGGSLHRRSCSVNDACLGSEDPNSGLGWKPCLYFARGYCKNGTSCRFLHGGLGDADGAAAMVGSPSKIEMMEQCHELFRSKSSQQHRLAAASQLMGSPTFPYSPKCMNLLLQQQQSDTQRAAAAALMMSEDLHKFGRSRLERNDFSLNSPGMVNPASRQIYLTFPADSTFREEDVSNYFSIYGPVQDVRIPYQQKRMFGFVTFVYPETVKLILSKGNPHFVCDARVLVKPYKEKGKVPDKYRKQQQVERGDFSPCGTPTGLEARDQFDLQLGGRMFYNTQDMLWRRKLEEQADFQQALELQSRRLMGLQLLDIKKHHQRAFSTGSPIPSPTHSPNMFNQNLVLPSFHTSSEAPKAESGSSSAPASSTASVSAGQQQPVNISVGKEMVVNGENGYDEGSGKQSPSREDRELQECLEHNLPDSPFASPTKAAGGDFMVSFSNGPNEAIDADASGATANSKFGTSALLPPASALDMGTFKSYNCQIPRFSSSHGTIGMLAGTGGAIGI; encoded by the exons ATGGATGGTTACGAAGCTACAAGAATTGTGTTTGCTAGGATCCAAAACTTGGACCCAGAAAATGCATCCAAAATCATGGGtgtacttcttcttcaagacCATGGTGAGAAGGAAATGATTAGATTAGCATTTGGCCCTGAAGCACTTGTTCACTCTGTGATTCTCAAAGCACGCAAGGAGTTAGGTTTACCTTCGAACTCTCCGCCAACACCCTCTACTCCTCCTTCTCCTTCGCCCTTCCTTTCCAGACAAAGCTCAACTTCTTCCAGGCTTGGTGCTATCAACCTACCCCCCGCTCTCACCATTCCAAACCCTTCTTCCACTTCCTCTTCGTGGCCTACTATGTCTGAGCTTCAAACCCCAGATGGGTTGATGAGCCCCAACCATTTGGTTGTTGGCTCTTCTACTTCTTCATCTTCCTTACCCTTTTATGTCAACGGAGGCTCAGATCCAATTGATGACTTTCAGCTTCAGGATCAGCTTTCTTTCCTTAACGATGGTTCTCCTACTAGTACTGCTCTTGCTCACAAGACCAACAACCCAGATTTGTTTTACCCAGCTCACTCAGACTTGTCCTCAAGTCCTACTGGTGTTGCTGACCCTGCTCTCTTTCCCTCCTACGGTTGGGGAGGGTCACTTCATCGGAGGAGTTGCTCGGTCAATGATGCTTGTTTGGGCTCTGAGGACCCCAACTCCGGGTTGGGGTGGAAGCCTTGTCTTTACTTTGCCAGAGGGTACTGCAAGAATGGGACAAGTTGCAGGTTCCTTCATGGTGGACTTGGAGATGCAGATGGGGCTGCTGCAATGGTAGGTTCTCCAAGCAAGATTGAGATGATGGAGCAGTGCCATGAGCTCTTCAGATCCAAATCTTCTCAGCAGCACAGATTGGCTGCTGCTTCTCAGCTCATGGGCTCTCCAACTTTTCCATACTCGCCTAAGTGCATGAATTTGCTGTTGCAGCAGCAACAGAGCGATACTCAAAG AGCGGCCGCTGCAGCTCTGATGATGAGTGAGGATTTGCATAAATTTGGACGATCCAGGCTTGAAAGAAATGATTTTTCTTTGAACAGTCCTGGAATGGTGAACCCAGCTTCCAGGCAGATCTACTTGACTTTTCCAGCAGACAGCACTTTCAGAGAGGAAGATGTTTCAAATTACTTCAG CATTTATGGCCCAGTCCAAGACGTGAGGATCCCATACCAGCAGAAGAGAATGTTTGGTTTTGTGACATTTGTTTATCCTGAGACTGTGAAGCTCATTCTATCTAAAGGAAATCCGCATTTTGTGTGTGATGCTCGAGTGCTTGTTAAGCCTTACAAGGAGAAAGGCAAAGTCCCGGACAAGTACAG GAAGCAGCAGCAGGTAGAAAGAGGAGATTTTTCACCATGTGGTACTCCTACTGGACTAGAGGCCAGAGACCAATTTGATCTTCAACTCG GAGGAAGAATGTTCTACAATACTCAAGACATGCTGTGGAGGAGGAAGCTGGAGGAGCAAGCTGATTTTCAGCAAGCTCTTGAGTTACAAAGTAGGAGGCTAATGGGTCTGCAACTTCTTGACATCAAGAAGCATCACCAGCGTGCATTCTCCACTGGAAGTCCAATTCCTTCCCCCACACACTCTCCTAACATGTTCAACCAAAATCTTGTTCTTCCTTCCTTTCACACTAGTTCAGAGGCCCCAAAGG CAGAGAGTGGTTCATCTTCTGCTCCAGCTAGTAGTACTGCATCAGTTTCTGCTGGTCAGCAGCAGCCGGTCAACATATCTGTTGGCAAGGAAATGGTGGTCAACGGGGAGAATGGATATGATGAAGGCAGTGGCAAGCAGAGCCCTAGTCGTGAAGATCGGGAATTGCAAGAATG TTTGGAGCACAATCTCCCTGATAGCCCTTTTGCTTCCCCAACAAAAGCTGCTGGTGGTGACTTCATGGTTTCCTTCTCCAATGGACCTAATGAGGCCATTGATGCAGATGCCTCAGGTGCAACTGCCAACTCTAAATTTGGTACTAGCGCATTACTTCCACCAGCTTCTGCTCTTGACATGGGAACTTTCAAATCCTATAACTGCCAAATTCCAAG GTTCTCTTCTAGTCATGGAACTATTGGGATGTTAGCAGGCACCGGTGGAGCAATTGGCATTTAG
- the LOC114169991 gene encoding zinc finger CCCH domain-containing protein 53-like isoform X2, whose protein sequence is MDGYEATRIVFARIQNLDPENASKIMGVLLLQDHGEKEMIRLAFGPEALVHSVILKARKELGLPSNSPPTPSTPPSPSPFLSRQSSTSSRLGAINLPPALTIPNPSSTSSSWPTMSELQTPDGLMSPNHLVVGSSTSSSSLPFYVNGGSDPIDDFQLQDQLSFLNDGSPTSTALAHKTNNPDLFYPAHSDLSSSPTGVADPALFPSYGWGGSLHRRSCSVNDACLGSEDPNSGLGWKPCLYFARGYCKNGTSCRFLHGGLGDADGAAAMVGSPSKIEMMEQCHELFRSKSSQQHRLAAASQLMGSPTFPYSPKCMNLLLQQQQSDTQRAAAAALMMSEDLHKFGRSRLERNDFSLNSPGMVNPASRQIYLTFPADSTFREEDVSNYFSIYGPVQDVRIPYQQKRMFGFVTFVYPETVKLILSKGNPHFVCDARVLVKPYKEKGKVPDKYRKQQQVERGDFSPCGTPTGLEARDQFDLQLGGRMFYNTQDMLWRRKLEEQADFQQALELQSRRLMGLQLLDIKKHHQRAFSTGSPIPSPTHSPNMFNQNLVLPSFHTSSEAPKESGSSSAPASSTASVSAGQQQPVNISVGKEMVVNGENGYDEGSGKQSPSREDRELQECLEHNLPDSPFASPTKAAGGDFMVSFSNGPNEAIDADASGATANSKFGTSALLPPASALDMGTFKSYNCQIPRFSSSHGTIGMLAGTGGAIGI, encoded by the exons ATGGATGGTTACGAAGCTACAAGAATTGTGTTTGCTAGGATCCAAAACTTGGACCCAGAAAATGCATCCAAAATCATGGGtgtacttcttcttcaagacCATGGTGAGAAGGAAATGATTAGATTAGCATTTGGCCCTGAAGCACTTGTTCACTCTGTGATTCTCAAAGCACGCAAGGAGTTAGGTTTACCTTCGAACTCTCCGCCAACACCCTCTACTCCTCCTTCTCCTTCGCCCTTCCTTTCCAGACAAAGCTCAACTTCTTCCAGGCTTGGTGCTATCAACCTACCCCCCGCTCTCACCATTCCAAACCCTTCTTCCACTTCCTCTTCGTGGCCTACTATGTCTGAGCTTCAAACCCCAGATGGGTTGATGAGCCCCAACCATTTGGTTGTTGGCTCTTCTACTTCTTCATCTTCCTTACCCTTTTATGTCAACGGAGGCTCAGATCCAATTGATGACTTTCAGCTTCAGGATCAGCTTTCTTTCCTTAACGATGGTTCTCCTACTAGTACTGCTCTTGCTCACAAGACCAACAACCCAGATTTGTTTTACCCAGCTCACTCAGACTTGTCCTCAAGTCCTACTGGTGTTGCTGACCCTGCTCTCTTTCCCTCCTACGGTTGGGGAGGGTCACTTCATCGGAGGAGTTGCTCGGTCAATGATGCTTGTTTGGGCTCTGAGGACCCCAACTCCGGGTTGGGGTGGAAGCCTTGTCTTTACTTTGCCAGAGGGTACTGCAAGAATGGGACAAGTTGCAGGTTCCTTCATGGTGGACTTGGAGATGCAGATGGGGCTGCTGCAATGGTAGGTTCTCCAAGCAAGATTGAGATGATGGAGCAGTGCCATGAGCTCTTCAGATCCAAATCTTCTCAGCAGCACAGATTGGCTGCTGCTTCTCAGCTCATGGGCTCTCCAACTTTTCCATACTCGCCTAAGTGCATGAATTTGCTGTTGCAGCAGCAACAGAGCGATACTCAAAG AGCGGCCGCTGCAGCTCTGATGATGAGTGAGGATTTGCATAAATTTGGACGATCCAGGCTTGAAAGAAATGATTTTTCTTTGAACAGTCCTGGAATGGTGAACCCAGCTTCCAGGCAGATCTACTTGACTTTTCCAGCAGACAGCACTTTCAGAGAGGAAGATGTTTCAAATTACTTCAG CATTTATGGCCCAGTCCAAGACGTGAGGATCCCATACCAGCAGAAGAGAATGTTTGGTTTTGTGACATTTGTTTATCCTGAGACTGTGAAGCTCATTCTATCTAAAGGAAATCCGCATTTTGTGTGTGATGCTCGAGTGCTTGTTAAGCCTTACAAGGAGAAAGGCAAAGTCCCGGACAAGTACAG GAAGCAGCAGCAGGTAGAAAGAGGAGATTTTTCACCATGTGGTACTCCTACTGGACTAGAGGCCAGAGACCAATTTGATCTTCAACTCG GAGGAAGAATGTTCTACAATACTCAAGACATGCTGTGGAGGAGGAAGCTGGAGGAGCAAGCTGATTTTCAGCAAGCTCTTGAGTTACAAAGTAGGAGGCTAATGGGTCTGCAACTTCTTGACATCAAGAAGCATCACCAGCGTGCATTCTCCACTGGAAGTCCAATTCCTTCCCCCACACACTCTCCTAACATGTTCAACCAAAATCTTGTTCTTCCTTCCTTTCACACTAGTTCAGAGGCCCCAAAGG AGAGTGGTTCATCTTCTGCTCCAGCTAGTAGTACTGCATCAGTTTCTGCTGGTCAGCAGCAGCCGGTCAACATATCTGTTGGCAAGGAAATGGTGGTCAACGGGGAGAATGGATATGATGAAGGCAGTGGCAAGCAGAGCCCTAGTCGTGAAGATCGGGAATTGCAAGAATG TTTGGAGCACAATCTCCCTGATAGCCCTTTTGCTTCCCCAACAAAAGCTGCTGGTGGTGACTTCATGGTTTCCTTCTCCAATGGACCTAATGAGGCCATTGATGCAGATGCCTCAGGTGCAACTGCCAACTCTAAATTTGGTACTAGCGCATTACTTCCACCAGCTTCTGCTCTTGACATGGGAACTTTCAAATCCTATAACTGCCAAATTCCAAG GTTCTCTTCTAGTCATGGAACTATTGGGATGTTAGCAGGCACCGGTGGAGCAATTGGCATTTAG
- the LOC114169991 gene encoding zinc finger CCCH domain-containing protein 53-like isoform X3: MDGYEATRIVFARIQNLDPENASKIMGVLLLQDHGEKEMIRLAFGPEALVHSVILKARKELGLPSNSPPTPSTPPSPSPFLSRQSSTSSRLGAINLPPALTIPNPSSTSSSWPTMSELQTPDGLMSPNHLVVGSSTSSSSLPFYVNGGSDPIDDFQLQDQLSFLNDGSPTSTALAHKTNNPDLFYPAHSDLSSSPTGVADPALFPSYGWGGSLHRRSCSVNDACLGSEDPNSGLGWKPCLYFARGYCKNGTSCRFLHGGLGDADGAAAMVGSPSKIEMMEQCHELFRSKSSQQHRLAAASQLMGSPTFPYSPKCMNLLLQQQQSDTQRAAAAALMMSEDLHKFGRSRLERNDFSLNSPGMVNPASRQIYLTFPADSTFREEDVSNYFSIYGPVQDVRIPYQQKRMFGFVTFVYPETVKLILSKGNPHFVCDARVLVKPYKEKGKVPDKKQQQVERGDFSPCGTPTGLEARDQFDLQLGGRMFYNTQDMLWRRKLEEQADFQQALELQSRRLMGLQLLDIKKHHQRAFSTGSPIPSPTHSPNMFNQNLVLPSFHTSSEAPKAESGSSSAPASSTASVSAGQQQPVNISVGKEMVVNGENGYDEGSGKQSPSREDRELQECLEHNLPDSPFASPTKAAGGDFMVSFSNGPNEAIDADASGATANSKFGTSALLPPASALDMGTFKSYNCQIPRFSSSHGTIGMLAGTGGAIGI, from the exons ATGGATGGTTACGAAGCTACAAGAATTGTGTTTGCTAGGATCCAAAACTTGGACCCAGAAAATGCATCCAAAATCATGGGtgtacttcttcttcaagacCATGGTGAGAAGGAAATGATTAGATTAGCATTTGGCCCTGAAGCACTTGTTCACTCTGTGATTCTCAAAGCACGCAAGGAGTTAGGTTTACCTTCGAACTCTCCGCCAACACCCTCTACTCCTCCTTCTCCTTCGCCCTTCCTTTCCAGACAAAGCTCAACTTCTTCCAGGCTTGGTGCTATCAACCTACCCCCCGCTCTCACCATTCCAAACCCTTCTTCCACTTCCTCTTCGTGGCCTACTATGTCTGAGCTTCAAACCCCAGATGGGTTGATGAGCCCCAACCATTTGGTTGTTGGCTCTTCTACTTCTTCATCTTCCTTACCCTTTTATGTCAACGGAGGCTCAGATCCAATTGATGACTTTCAGCTTCAGGATCAGCTTTCTTTCCTTAACGATGGTTCTCCTACTAGTACTGCTCTTGCTCACAAGACCAACAACCCAGATTTGTTTTACCCAGCTCACTCAGACTTGTCCTCAAGTCCTACTGGTGTTGCTGACCCTGCTCTCTTTCCCTCCTACGGTTGGGGAGGGTCACTTCATCGGAGGAGTTGCTCGGTCAATGATGCTTGTTTGGGCTCTGAGGACCCCAACTCCGGGTTGGGGTGGAAGCCTTGTCTTTACTTTGCCAGAGGGTACTGCAAGAATGGGACAAGTTGCAGGTTCCTTCATGGTGGACTTGGAGATGCAGATGGGGCTGCTGCAATGGTAGGTTCTCCAAGCAAGATTGAGATGATGGAGCAGTGCCATGAGCTCTTCAGATCCAAATCTTCTCAGCAGCACAGATTGGCTGCTGCTTCTCAGCTCATGGGCTCTCCAACTTTTCCATACTCGCCTAAGTGCATGAATTTGCTGTTGCAGCAGCAACAGAGCGATACTCAAAG AGCGGCCGCTGCAGCTCTGATGATGAGTGAGGATTTGCATAAATTTGGACGATCCAGGCTTGAAAGAAATGATTTTTCTTTGAACAGTCCTGGAATGGTGAACCCAGCTTCCAGGCAGATCTACTTGACTTTTCCAGCAGACAGCACTTTCAGAGAGGAAGATGTTTCAAATTACTTCAG CATTTATGGCCCAGTCCAAGACGTGAGGATCCCATACCAGCAGAAGAGAATGTTTGGTTTTGTGACATTTGTTTATCCTGAGACTGTGAAGCTCATTCTATCTAAAGGAAATCCGCATTTTGTGTGTGATGCTCGAGTGCTTGTTAAGCCTTACAAGGAGAAAGGCAAAGTCCCGGACAA GAAGCAGCAGCAGGTAGAAAGAGGAGATTTTTCACCATGTGGTACTCCTACTGGACTAGAGGCCAGAGACCAATTTGATCTTCAACTCG GAGGAAGAATGTTCTACAATACTCAAGACATGCTGTGGAGGAGGAAGCTGGAGGAGCAAGCTGATTTTCAGCAAGCTCTTGAGTTACAAAGTAGGAGGCTAATGGGTCTGCAACTTCTTGACATCAAGAAGCATCACCAGCGTGCATTCTCCACTGGAAGTCCAATTCCTTCCCCCACACACTCTCCTAACATGTTCAACCAAAATCTTGTTCTTCCTTCCTTTCACACTAGTTCAGAGGCCCCAAAGG CAGAGAGTGGTTCATCTTCTGCTCCAGCTAGTAGTACTGCATCAGTTTCTGCTGGTCAGCAGCAGCCGGTCAACATATCTGTTGGCAAGGAAATGGTGGTCAACGGGGAGAATGGATATGATGAAGGCAGTGGCAAGCAGAGCCCTAGTCGTGAAGATCGGGAATTGCAAGAATG TTTGGAGCACAATCTCCCTGATAGCCCTTTTGCTTCCCCAACAAAAGCTGCTGGTGGTGACTTCATGGTTTCCTTCTCCAATGGACCTAATGAGGCCATTGATGCAGATGCCTCAGGTGCAACTGCCAACTCTAAATTTGGTACTAGCGCATTACTTCCACCAGCTTCTGCTCTTGACATGGGAACTTTCAAATCCTATAACTGCCAAATTCCAAG GTTCTCTTCTAGTCATGGAACTATTGGGATGTTAGCAGGCACCGGTGGAGCAATTGGCATTTAG
- the LOC114169991 gene encoding zinc finger CCCH domain-containing protein 53-like isoform X4: MDGYEATRIVFARIQNLDPENASKIMGVLLLQDHGEKEMIRLAFGPEALVHSVILKARKELGLPSNSPPTPSTPPSPSPFLSRQSSTSSRLGAINLPPALTIPNPSSTSSSWPTMSELQTPDGLMSPNHLVVGSSTSSSSLPFYVNGGSDPIDDFQLQDQLSFLNDGSPTSTALAHKTNNPDLFYPAHSDLSSSPTGVADPALFPSYGWGGSLHRRSCSVNDACLGSEDPNSGLGWKPCLYFARGYCKNGTSCRFLHGGLGDADGAAAMVGSPSKIEMMEQCHELFRSKSSQQHRLAAASQLMGSPTFPYSPKCMNLLLQQQQSDTQRAAAAALMMSEDLHKFGRSRLERNDFSLNSPGMVNPASRQIYLTFPADSTFREEDVSNYFSIYGPVQDVRIPYQQKRMFGFVTFVYPETVKLILSKGNPHFVCDARVLVKPYKEKGKVPDKKQQQVERGDFSPCGTPTGLEARDQFDLQLGGRMFYNTQDMLWRRKLEEQADFQQALELQSRRLMGLQLLDIKKHHQRAFSTGSPIPSPTHSPNMFNQNLVLPSFHTSSEAPKESGSSSAPASSTASVSAGQQQPVNISVGKEMVVNGENGYDEGSGKQSPSREDRELQECLEHNLPDSPFASPTKAAGGDFMVSFSNGPNEAIDADASGATANSKFGTSALLPPASALDMGTFKSYNCQIPRFSSSHGTIGMLAGTGGAIGI, encoded by the exons ATGGATGGTTACGAAGCTACAAGAATTGTGTTTGCTAGGATCCAAAACTTGGACCCAGAAAATGCATCCAAAATCATGGGtgtacttcttcttcaagacCATGGTGAGAAGGAAATGATTAGATTAGCATTTGGCCCTGAAGCACTTGTTCACTCTGTGATTCTCAAAGCACGCAAGGAGTTAGGTTTACCTTCGAACTCTCCGCCAACACCCTCTACTCCTCCTTCTCCTTCGCCCTTCCTTTCCAGACAAAGCTCAACTTCTTCCAGGCTTGGTGCTATCAACCTACCCCCCGCTCTCACCATTCCAAACCCTTCTTCCACTTCCTCTTCGTGGCCTACTATGTCTGAGCTTCAAACCCCAGATGGGTTGATGAGCCCCAACCATTTGGTTGTTGGCTCTTCTACTTCTTCATCTTCCTTACCCTTTTATGTCAACGGAGGCTCAGATCCAATTGATGACTTTCAGCTTCAGGATCAGCTTTCTTTCCTTAACGATGGTTCTCCTACTAGTACTGCTCTTGCTCACAAGACCAACAACCCAGATTTGTTTTACCCAGCTCACTCAGACTTGTCCTCAAGTCCTACTGGTGTTGCTGACCCTGCTCTCTTTCCCTCCTACGGTTGGGGAGGGTCACTTCATCGGAGGAGTTGCTCGGTCAATGATGCTTGTTTGGGCTCTGAGGACCCCAACTCCGGGTTGGGGTGGAAGCCTTGTCTTTACTTTGCCAGAGGGTACTGCAAGAATGGGACAAGTTGCAGGTTCCTTCATGGTGGACTTGGAGATGCAGATGGGGCTGCTGCAATGGTAGGTTCTCCAAGCAAGATTGAGATGATGGAGCAGTGCCATGAGCTCTTCAGATCCAAATCTTCTCAGCAGCACAGATTGGCTGCTGCTTCTCAGCTCATGGGCTCTCCAACTTTTCCATACTCGCCTAAGTGCATGAATTTGCTGTTGCAGCAGCAACAGAGCGATACTCAAAG AGCGGCCGCTGCAGCTCTGATGATGAGTGAGGATTTGCATAAATTTGGACGATCCAGGCTTGAAAGAAATGATTTTTCTTTGAACAGTCCTGGAATGGTGAACCCAGCTTCCAGGCAGATCTACTTGACTTTTCCAGCAGACAGCACTTTCAGAGAGGAAGATGTTTCAAATTACTTCAG CATTTATGGCCCAGTCCAAGACGTGAGGATCCCATACCAGCAGAAGAGAATGTTTGGTTTTGTGACATTTGTTTATCCTGAGACTGTGAAGCTCATTCTATCTAAAGGAAATCCGCATTTTGTGTGTGATGCTCGAGTGCTTGTTAAGCCTTACAAGGAGAAAGGCAAAGTCCCGGACAA GAAGCAGCAGCAGGTAGAAAGAGGAGATTTTTCACCATGTGGTACTCCTACTGGACTAGAGGCCAGAGACCAATTTGATCTTCAACTCG GAGGAAGAATGTTCTACAATACTCAAGACATGCTGTGGAGGAGGAAGCTGGAGGAGCAAGCTGATTTTCAGCAAGCTCTTGAGTTACAAAGTAGGAGGCTAATGGGTCTGCAACTTCTTGACATCAAGAAGCATCACCAGCGTGCATTCTCCACTGGAAGTCCAATTCCTTCCCCCACACACTCTCCTAACATGTTCAACCAAAATCTTGTTCTTCCTTCCTTTCACACTAGTTCAGAGGCCCCAAAGG AGAGTGGTTCATCTTCTGCTCCAGCTAGTAGTACTGCATCAGTTTCTGCTGGTCAGCAGCAGCCGGTCAACATATCTGTTGGCAAGGAAATGGTGGTCAACGGGGAGAATGGATATGATGAAGGCAGTGGCAAGCAGAGCCCTAGTCGTGAAGATCGGGAATTGCAAGAATG TTTGGAGCACAATCTCCCTGATAGCCCTTTTGCTTCCCCAACAAAAGCTGCTGGTGGTGACTTCATGGTTTCCTTCTCCAATGGACCTAATGAGGCCATTGATGCAGATGCCTCAGGTGCAACTGCCAACTCTAAATTTGGTACTAGCGCATTACTTCCACCAGCTTCTGCTCTTGACATGGGAACTTTCAAATCCTATAACTGCCAAATTCCAAG GTTCTCTTCTAGTCATGGAACTATTGGGATGTTAGCAGGCACCGGTGGAGCAATTGGCATTTAG